A single window of Salvia splendens isolate huo1 chromosome 8, SspV2, whole genome shotgun sequence DNA harbors:
- the LOC121745719 gene encoding pectinesterase-like → MATTIPKISTIILPILFLHLTSWHEALAHVHDNTTNIEYWCSTTPHPNPCNHHMNQLHPKSHHDFRTMTIAAAMETAAAAKTLARELSSTADTTSKKMLQRECEDLIDNTILQLNTTLQSINIKASMAHDAQTWLSAALTSIETCVSGSRQLSLPEFSSPILTANVSEMIRNSLAANAPLLEKSTDRRMLGEGERKLLQDYVWASRANVTVSKDGSGQFGSIQEAINYATANRLGKKRVIVYVKKGVYEENVLVNRTMTKVMLVGDGVRNTIITSNRSCSAGFTTYSTATFGVDGNGFIARGITFRNTAGAENGQAVALRSASDLSVFYACSFEGYQDTLFAQAQRQLYKSCYIYGTVDVIFGNAAVVIQNSVIYARKPLGGQANVITAQGRGDPYQNTGISIHNCRILAAPELRPVVESVKTYLGRPWQEYSRTVVMKSYLDGLVDPEGWSKWGDSDFALDTLYYGEYRNFGPGASTENRVNWTGYHDINDTDEAAQFTVANLIFGRQWLPATGVPFTVGL, encoded by the exons ATGGCTACTACAATCCCAAAAATCTCCACCATAATACTACCAATATTATTCCTTCATCTCACATCTTGGCATGAAGCATTGGCACATGTTCATGATAATACTACAAACATCGAATATTGGTGCAGCACCACCCCCCACCCCAACCCCTGCAACCACCACATGAACCAACTCCACCCCAAATCCCACCACGATTTCCGGACCATGACCATTGCGGCCGCGATGGAGACGGCCGCGGCGGCCAAAACCCTAGCCAGAGAGCTCAGCTCCACGGCCGACACCACAAGCAAGAAGATGCTGCAACGAGAGTGCGAAGATCTCATAGACAACACTATCCTCCAACTAAACACTACACTGCAAAGCATCAACATCAAAGCAAGCATGGCCCACGACGCGCAGACGTGGCTCAGCGCGGCGCTGACCAGCATCGAGACCTGCGTGTCCGGATCCCGCCAGCTCAGCCTCCCCGAGTTCAGCTCTCCGATCCTCACCGCAAACGTTTCCGAGATGATAAGGAACAGCCTCGCAGCGAACGCGCCTCTGTTGGAGAAGTCCACTGATCGTAGAATGCTAGGAGAGGGAGAGCGGAAGCTTCTGCAGGATTACGTGTGGGCGTCGAGAGCGAACGTGACGGTGTCCAAGGACGGGTCGGGTCAGTTCGGGTCCATCCAGGAGGCCATAAACTACGCGACGGCTAACCGGCTAGGGAAGAAGAGGGTGATCGTGTATGTGAAGAAGGGAGTGTATGAGGAGAACGTTCTCGTCAACAGAACCATGACTAAGGTGATGTTGGTCGGAGACGGAGTCAGAAACACCATCATCACTTCCAACCGGAGCTGCTCCGCCGGCTTCACAACATACAGCACTGCCACATTTG GCGTGGACGGGAATGGATTCATAGCGCGTGGAATCACCTTCCGCAACACGGCGGGGGCAGAGAACGGGCAGGCGGTGGCGCTCCGGTCAGCCTCGGACCTCTCGGTGTTCTACGCTTGCAGCTTCGAAGGCTACCAAGACACGCTGTTCGCGCAAGCCCAGCGCCAGCTCTACAAATCCTGCTACATATACGGCACCGTGGACGTCATCTTCGGCAACGCCGCCGTCGTCATCCAGAACTCCGTCATCTACGCCCGGAAGCCCCTAGGCGGGCAGGCCAACGTGATCACGGCGCAGGGGCGGGGCGACCCGTATCAGAACACGGGCATCTCGATCCACAACTGCCGGATCCTGGCGGCGCCGGAGCTGAGACCGGTGGTGGAATCGGTGAAGACGTATCTGGGGCGGCCGTGGCAGGAGTACTCGAGGACGGTGGTGATGAAGAGCTATCTGGACGGTCTGGTGGATCCGGAAGGGTGGTCCAAGTGGGGCGATTCGGACTTCGCATTGGATACTTTGTATTATGGGGAGTATCGGAATTTCGGGCCGGGGGCTTCTACCGAGAACCGGGTTAATTGGACGGGTTACCACGATATAAACGACACGGACGAGGCGGCCCAGTTCACGGTGGCGAACCTTATATTTGGTCGACAGTGGCTGCCTGCTACCGGTGTTCCGTTTACTGTTGGCTTGTGA